A part of Lutra lutra chromosome 2, mLutLut1.2, whole genome shotgun sequence genomic DNA contains:
- the LOC125092904 gene encoding LOW QUALITY PROTEIN: plastin-3-like (The sequence of the model RefSeq protein was modified relative to this genomic sequence to represent the inferred CDS: inserted 1 base in 1 codon), giving the protein MEEMATTQISKDELDELKEAFAKVDLNSKGFICDYELHELFKEANMPLPGYKVREIIQKLMLDGDRNKDGKISFDEFVYIFQEVKSSDIAKTFRKAINRKEGICALGGTSELSSEGTQHSYSEEEKYAFVNWINKALENDPDCRHVIPMNPNTDDLFKAVGDGIVLCKMINLSVPDTIDKRAINKKKLTPFIIQENLNLALNSASAIGCHVVNIGAEDLRAGKPHLVLGLLWQIIKIGLFADIELSRNEALAALLRDGETLEELMKLSPEELLLRWANFHLENSGWQKINNFSADIKDSKAYFHLLNQIAPKGQKEGEPRIDINMSGFNETDDLKRAESMLQQADKLGCRQFVTPADVVSGNPKLNLAFVANLFNKYPALTKPENQDIDWTLLEGETCEERTFRNWMNSLGVNPHVSHLYADLQDALVILQLYERIKVPVDWSKVNKPPYPKLGANMKKLENCNYAVELGKHPAKFSLVGIGGQDLNDGNQTLTLALVWQLMRRYTLNVLEDLGDGQKANDDIIVSWVNRTLSEAXTSIQSFKDKTINSSLAVVDLIDAIQPGCINYDLVKSGNLTEDDKHNNAKYTVSMARRIGARVYALPEDLVEVKPKMVMTVFACLMGRGMKWV; this is encoded by the exons ATGGAGGAAATGGCTACCACTCAGATCTCCAAAGATGAGCTTGATGAACTCAAAGAGGCCTTTGCAAAAGTTGATCTCAACAGCAAGGGATTCATCTGTGACTATGAACTTCATGAGCTTTTCAAGGAGGCCAATATGCCATTACCAGGATATAAAGTGAGAGAAATTATTCAAAAACTCATGCTGGATGGTGACAGGAATAAAGATGGGAAGATAAGTTTCGatgaatttgtttatattttccaagAGGTAAAAAGCAGCGATATTGCTAAAACCTTCCGCAAGGCAATCAACAGGAAAGAAGGGATTTGTGCTCTGGGAGGCACTTCCGAGCTGTCCAGTGAAGGAACGCAGCATTCTtactcagaggaagaaaaatatgccTTTGTTAACTGGATAAACAAAGCTTTGGAAAATGATCCTGATTGCAGACATGTAATACCCATGAACCCGAATACTGACGACCTGTTCAAAGCTGTTGGCGATGGAATTGTGCTCTGTAAAATGATCAACCTTTCAGTTCCTGATACAATTGATAAAAGAGCAATCAACAAGAAGAAACTGACACCCTTCATCATTCAGGAAAACTTAAACTTGGCCCTGAACTCTGCTTCTGCCATTGGGTGTCACGTTGTGAACATCGGTGCGGAGGATTTGCGGGCTGGGAAACCACATCTGGTTCTGGGGCTGCTTTGGCAGATTATTAAGATCGGGTTGTTTGCTGACATTGAATTAAGCAGGAATGAAGCCTTGGCTGCCTTACTTCGAGATGGTGAGACTTTGGAGGAGCTTATGAAGTTGTCTCCGGAGGAGCTTCTGCTCAGATGGGCGAACTTTCACTTGGAAAACTCAGGCTggcagaaaatcaacaacttCAGTGCTGACATCAAGGATTCCAAAGCCTATTTCCACCTTCTCAATCAAATTGCaccaaaaggacaaaaggaaggtGAACCGCGGATAGATATTAATATGTCAGGTTTCAATGAAACAGATGATTTGAAGAGAGCTGAGAGTATGCTTCAACAAGCAGACAAGTTAGGGTGCAGACAGTTTGTCACCCCTGCTGACGTTGTCAGTGGAAACCCCAAACTGAATTTAGCCTTTGTGGCTAACCTGTTTAATAAATACCCGGCACTAACCAAGCCCGAGAACCAGGACATTGACTGGACTCTATTGGAAGGAGAAACTTGTGAAGAAAGAACCTTCCGTAACTGGATGAATTCTCTTGGAGTTAATCCCCATGTAAGCCATCTCTATGCCGACCTGCAGGATGCCCTTGTAATCTTACAGTTGTATGAACGAATTAAAGTTCCTGTTGACTGGAGTAAGGTTAATAAACCTCCATACCCAAAACTCGGAGCCAACATGAAAAAGCTGGAAAACTGCAACTATGCTGTTGAATTGGGGAAGCATCCTGCCAAATTCTCCCTGGTTGGTATCGGAGGGCAAGACCTGAACGATGGAAACCAAACCCTGACTCTAGCTTTAGTCTGGCAGCTGATGAGAAGATATACCCTCAATGTTCTGGAAGACCTTGGAGATGGGCAGAAAGCCAATGATGACATCATTGTGAGCTGGGTGAACAGAACATTGAGTGAAG CAACTTCCATTCAGAGTTTTAAGGACAAGACGATCAACTCCAGTTTGGCCGTTGTGGATTTAATTGATGCCATCCAGCCGGGCTGCATAAACTATGACCTTGTTAAGAGTGGCAATCTGACAGAAGACGACAAGCACAATAATGCCAAGTACACCGTGTCAATGGCTAGAAGAATCGGAGCCAGGGTGTACGCTCTCCCAGAAGACCTTGTGGAAGTAAAGCCCAAGATGGTCATGACTGTGTTTGCATGCTTGATGGGCAGGGGAATGAAGTGGGTGTAA